Proteins encoded in a region of the Podarcis muralis chromosome 2, rPodMur119.hap1.1, whole genome shotgun sequence genome:
- the SPMIP11 gene encoding sperm microtubule inner protein 11, with product MSFFGLTFMGYQDPFRDRKLELPKYEVPVGTPTPKLELFYPKLPPIGPSGYDGTVHRGSCRKYREAIKKMKLKKYPNEEYREPMTCGQEIGWWLPKNWSVKPEDAIPWIRVQRHPQLRSPMTKFVDSMIASDRLFSMF from the exons ATGTCTTTCTTTGGATTAACTTTTATGGGATATCAAGACCCCTTTCGGGACAGAAAACTAGAATTACCAAAGTATGAAGTACCAG tgggaACACCAACCCCTAAACTGGAACTTTTCTACCCAAAGCTGCCACCCATAGGACCAAGTGGATATGATGGCACAGTACACAGGGGAAGCTGCAGGAAGTATCGAGAGGCTATCAAAAAGATGAAGCTCAAAAAAT ACCCAAATGAAGAGTACAGGGAACCAATGACCTGTGGACAAGAGATTGGCTGGTGGCTGCCTAAGAATTGGTCAGTCAAGCCAGAAGATGCCATCCCTTGGATAAGGGTGCAAAGGCATCCCCAGCTACGGAGCCCTATGACCAA ATTTGTTGACAGCATGATAGCGAGCGACCGCCTCTTCAGCATGTTTTGA